From Chlamydiifrater volucris, one genomic window encodes:
- a CDS encoding histone: MALKDTAKKMKDLLEKILSDLSKADNGNKAAAQRVRTQSIKLEKVAKVYRKESIKAEKSGLMKRKPVAKKASTKRVATSKKTVKTSARPMRKVVKKKATCSTKRCASVAKKKKASRRSSKR; the protein is encoded by the coding sequence ATGGCGCTCAAAGACACGGCAAAAAAAATGAAAGATCTTTTAGAAAAAATTCTAAGCGATCTTTCCAAAGCAGACAATGGCAATAAAGCTGCGGCTCAAAGAGTACGTACGCAATCTATCAAGTTAGAAAAAGTTGCCAAAGTATATAGAAAAGAATCTATCAAAGCAGAAAAATCTGGCTTGATGAAGAGGAAACCAGTAGCTAAAAAAGCTTCTACGAAGCGTGTTGCTACATCAAAAAAGACAGTTAAAACATCTGCTAGACCTATGAGGAAAGTAGTGAAGAAAAAAGCTACTTGCTCAACAAAAAGATGTGCTTCTGTTGCTAAAAAGAAAAAAGCATCTAGAAGATCTTCGAAAAGATAA
- the hemG gene encoding protoporphyrinogen oxidase has product MKKRFVIIGAGLTGLTVAYLLNRKYGNAAHITILERSSTPGGLILSKHSKGFNFDLGPKGFLTSGDGQFTTRLMQELSIPLLFCSKSAKKRYMRFNNKTRKIGLPCLLSQGLIPSLIKDLMVKPQSKEENVKEFFDRHATSKMVQNILTPITTGIRAGYPEILSATLAFPSLKQREAQYGSLIKSFLYDLISSSQNKTKIKGPRLATPEGGMSTLIKQLLKNIPHQPIYKEEIQKITLGPYLQIQTLTSQYFADTIIYTGHLKTLAALLPSFPFDQVLDNSKDRALACLSLGWNTPHILNRRGYGMLVADEPPILGIVWTTEIFPEISPGKSQIALLLDSNFEESKALRLGVRSIKKYFDISQKPDAFAYSFAPEGIPQLMPGFLDKLSLLKRTLPDSIRLAGHHIVGPGVNRCISSAYNLVESL; this is encoded by the coding sequence ATGAAAAAACGTTTCGTCATCATTGGCGCTGGATTAACAGGGCTCACTGTGGCTTATCTCCTCAATAGGAAATATGGAAACGCAGCACACATCACTATTTTAGAACGCTCTTCTACTCCTGGAGGTCTTATTCTTTCCAAACATTCCAAAGGCTTTAATTTTGATTTAGGACCAAAAGGTTTTTTAACTAGCGGCGATGGCCAATTTACAACTCGCCTTATGCAGGAGCTCTCTATTCCTTTGTTATTCTGTAGTAAGTCGGCAAAAAAACGCTACATGCGATTTAATAACAAGACAAGAAAAATAGGCCTTCCATGTCTATTATCTCAAGGACTTATACCATCACTTATCAAGGACCTAATGGTAAAGCCTCAATCGAAGGAAGAGAACGTAAAAGAGTTTTTCGACAGACATGCAACTAGTAAAATGGTTCAAAATATCCTCACTCCCATCACAACCGGCATTCGGGCGGGATATCCAGAAATTTTATCTGCAACTCTAGCTTTTCCTTCCCTTAAACAGAGGGAAGCTCAGTATGGCTCTCTCATTAAAAGTTTCTTGTATGATCTTATATCTTCCTCTCAGAATAAGACCAAAATCAAAGGTCCTAGGTTGGCTACTCCCGAGGGCGGAATGTCTACTCTAATCAAGCAACTACTAAAAAATATTCCTCACCAACCTATATACAAAGAAGAAATCCAGAAAATAACTCTCGGTCCATATCTACAAATACAAACCCTAACATCCCAGTACTTTGCCGATACCATCATCTATACAGGACATCTCAAAACTCTGGCAGCCCTTCTTCCTTCCTTCCCTTTTGATCAAGTCTTAGATAATTCAAAAGACAGAGCTTTAGCTTGTCTTTCCCTTGGATGGAATACTCCTCACATCTTAAATAGAAGAGGTTATGGCATGCTTGTTGCAGACGAGCCTCCCATTCTAGGCATTGTTTGGACAACAGAAATATTTCCTGAAATTTCTCCAGGAAAGTCACAAATAGCTCTTCTGCTCGACTCCAATTTCGAAGAATCTAAAGCATTACGATTAGGCGTTCGTTCCATAAAAAAATACTTTGATATATCTCAAAAACCTGATGCCTTTGCCTATTCTTTTGCTCCTGAAGGTATCCCTCAACTGATGCCGGGATTTCTAGATAAACTCTCCTTGCTAAAAAGAACTCTTCCAGATTCTATACGACTAGCTGGACATCATATAGTAGGGCCTGGCGTTAATCGTTGTATTTCTAGCGCTTACAATCTCGTAGAATCTTTATGA
- the hemN gene encoding oxygen-independent coproporphyrinogen III oxidase: MFGINFNFLRGLNGPAPRYTSYPTIPEWSDCASPAPALEALYDLDNRKESPLSLYFHIPFCRTMCLYCACSVVLNRNPEVESRYVDTLMKEIDLVCEIIGTNRRVTQLHFGGGTPTKIAPKLFEKLFDKIVNSFRIDFSKELNIEIDPRTSLPGTTGDPKFLRSLGFNRVSLGIQDLDPKVQEAVRRRQTEHQSVSTYKEARSVGFESINMDFIYGLPKQTPQSFSQTIEKILQLCPDRIALFSFAKVPWVKRHQKAIKDQHLPDIEKKFRIYSESRKALTNAGYLPIGMDHFALPHDEMAKSFLDKTLIRNFQGYSLPLANDLIGFGMTATGFVGTTYLQNAKTLSEYENTINSQTLATRKYKILSKDDRIRKWVIHTIMCSFFVDKKIFSSLFGEDFDKYFASSSPRIIGMESAGLVHNSPESLTVTPLGEMFVRVIATAFDAYLLNKTDPITNLFSSSI, from the coding sequence ATGTTCGGAATTAATTTTAATTTTCTAAGGGGACTCAATGGACCCGCCCCGCGCTACACTAGCTATCCCACTATTCCTGAATGGTCAGATTGTGCTTCCCCTGCTCCAGCTCTAGAAGCTTTATATGATTTGGATAATAGAAAAGAAAGCCCTTTGTCCCTTTACTTTCATATTCCTTTCTGTAGAACAATGTGTTTGTATTGCGCTTGCTCCGTTGTCCTCAATCGAAATCCCGAGGTAGAATCTCGGTATGTGGACACCCTGATGAAAGAAATAGATCTCGTTTGTGAAATTATAGGGACTAATCGAAGAGTAACGCAACTGCATTTTGGAGGAGGAACTCCGACAAAAATCGCCCCTAAACTTTTTGAGAAGTTATTTGATAAGATAGTCAATTCTTTTAGAATTGACTTTTCTAAGGAACTTAACATAGAAATCGATCCCAGAACCTCCCTTCCAGGTACTACCGGCGATCCTAAGTTCCTTCGTTCCCTGGGGTTCAACAGAGTTAGTTTGGGCATCCAAGATCTAGATCCAAAAGTGCAGGAAGCTGTCCGTCGTCGCCAGACAGAGCATCAATCTGTCTCCACTTACAAGGAGGCTCGTTCCGTTGGATTCGAAAGTATAAACATGGATTTCATTTATGGGCTCCCTAAACAAACTCCCCAATCTTTCTCTCAAACCATAGAGAAGATCCTCCAATTATGCCCAGACAGGATTGCTTTATTTTCTTTTGCCAAAGTTCCTTGGGTCAAACGACACCAAAAAGCCATTAAAGACCAGCACCTCCCAGATATAGAAAAAAAATTTCGCATCTACTCAGAATCTCGGAAGGCTCTGACAAACGCGGGATACCTGCCCATAGGAATGGATCACTTCGCCTTACCCCATGACGAAATGGCAAAAAGTTTCTTAGATAAAACTTTAATTCGAAACTTTCAAGGCTACTCATTACCTCTTGCCAATGACCTCATCGGATTTGGAATGACCGCAACAGGTTTTGTCGGAACGACCTACTTGCAAAATGCAAAAACCCTGTCAGAATATGAAAACACCATAAATTCCCAAACACTAGCCACAAGAAAGTACAAGATTCTGTCCAAAGATGATCGAATAAGAAAATGGGTTATCCACACAATAATGTGCTCTTTTTTTGTAGATAAAAAAATCTTCTCTAGCCTCTTTGGAGAAGATTTTGACAAGTATTTCGCTTCTTCTTCTCCCCGGATAATTGGAATGGAAAGCGCTGGCCTCGTTCACAACTCCCCAGAATCACTCACAGTCACGCCTCTGGGAGAGATGTTTGTCAGAGTAATAGCTACAGCCTTCGATGCTTACCTGCTTAACAAAACTGATCCCATCACTAACCTTTTCTCTTCGTCCATATGA
- the hemE gene encoding uroporphyrinogen decarboxylase yields MSIFLDALSQKTKTTPVWFMRQVGRYMPEYQKLKKNRDLFSIFHDTETVVQATLLGPQILQTDAAIIFADILSILDGFNIPYKFSPGPAIDFSLHNPLVFTENPAETFSYLFHAISELKRSLKIPLIGFSASPFTLASYLLEGGSSKDFHKAAKVWYEYPKYFLSLIETLSSSIFHYLKGQVDAGVDVIQLFDSASHRLPNSLFQKYVVETNKRLIKKLQVLKVPTILFCRNSSFFIKDLEQTGATALSIDWHQPMEEVLRENRKDISYQGNIDPALLLLPKQELLKQFASQFQKIKDFPNYILNTGHGILPETPLENILALIDYVRN; encoded by the coding sequence ATGTCTATCTTCCTCGATGCGCTTTCTCAAAAAACAAAAACCACACCCGTTTGGTTTATGAGGCAGGTAGGCAGATACATGCCCGAATACCAAAAATTAAAGAAAAATCGCGACCTATTTTCTATTTTTCATGATACAGAAACTGTCGTACAAGCGACCCTTTTAGGCCCTCAAATTCTACAAACAGACGCGGCCATAATTTTTGCTGATATTCTTTCTATCCTCGATGGATTTAACATTCCCTACAAGTTCTCTCCAGGCCCAGCTATTGATTTTTCTCTCCATAATCCGCTTGTCTTCACAGAAAATCCAGCCGAAACTTTTTCTTATTTGTTCCACGCCATTTCTGAGTTAAAACGCTCCTTAAAAATTCCGCTCATTGGATTCTCCGCATCGCCTTTCACTTTAGCTTCGTATTTACTAGAAGGGGGATCCTCCAAAGATTTTCACAAAGCTGCTAAAGTTTGGTATGAATATCCCAAATATTTTCTCTCTCTCATAGAAACCCTCAGCTCTTCTATCTTCCACTATCTCAAAGGCCAGGTCGATGCTGGAGTTGACGTTATTCAACTATTTGACTCTGCATCTCATAGACTCCCCAACTCTCTCTTCCAAAAATACGTTGTAGAAACCAATAAAAGACTCATAAAAAAATTGCAGGTACTGAAAGTCCCTACTATTCTCTTCTGCCGAAACTCTTCTTTTTTTATCAAAGACCTTGAACAAACAGGAGCGACAGCTCTAAGTATCGACTGGCACCAACCTATGGAAGAGGTTCTCAGAGAAAATAGGAAAGACATCTCTTATCAGGGAAATATTGATCCGGCACTCCTGTTATTACCCAAGCAAGAATTACTGAAGCAATTTGCTTCTCAATTCCAAAAAATAAAGGATTTTCCTAACTATATCCTAAATACGGGCCATGGAATACTTCCAGAAACACCCCTAGAAAACATTTTAGCCTTAATAGATTATGTTCGGAATTAA
- the mfd gene encoding transcription-repair coupling factor, with translation MDFDPKQIKTSFFSQCRADFKESTTIVIENIGSGAAAFLATKLFWARSVSTIVVTTQQRFDDLLGNVETFLGHAPEEFPSSEIDLSLKWVNVDAVGKRDSLLHSLSEKKGPVICLTTLKALLEKTPTPKESSSRHITLSVNDEINSELVIDLLRELGYQHKTLAVEKGEFACRGGIVDIFPLSSTEPVRLEFWGEILSSIRVYDPKSQLSTGKTSKINITPASDFSRENFSGSLTDYFDSQTLYIFDEVIDLENDYANQVGIFRTHEKQFLPISKLWSDIANNPKLFLSSQVLPQETLHNDVIDILSSTFPIKRVASPFLKIDQEFIHDEENANALASYAKYLEDFTSTTFEEENFPSICVYGTKGKILAESATLLKATLSKFLIYTQEGPLSSGFFFPEGGFAAVSLSEFAHKKILRRQKQRSYFSSSTEEVYVPLPGDTVVHLQNGIGKFLGVERKPNHQNVETDYMVIEYANKAKLYVPSDQAFLISKYVGSSEKSPDLHDLNSSKWKRCRDLTEKSLIAYAEKLLKLEAERTTLPAFVYPPNGENVKKFEESFPYEETPDQLKAIDSIYSDMLSDKVMDRLICGDAGFGKTEVLMRAAVKAVCDGGKQVVVMVPTTILALQHYETFCQRMSDLPIKIGVLCRFSGTKATKQLLSQVSSGEINILIGTHRLIGKDVTFKNPGLLIIDEEQRFGVKVKEHLKQLYPDIDCLTISATPIPRTLYMSLSGARDLSVITVPPYDRLPVSSFVVEKKDETIQAAIKHELLRGGQAYVIHNRIESIFSLAENIRTLIPEAKISVAHGQMDSEELTKIFETFKAGRTNVLVATALIENGIDIPNANTILIDNADKFGMADLYQMKGRVGRWNKKAYCYFMVANAEILSSRAAKRLEVLNKQEYGGGMKIALEDLEIRGAGNILGTDQSGHITSIGFNLYCKLLKKAVKNLKKNKTQGIFGDEVKIEFPYNTSISEDYVPSATIRIEFYQKIGNAETDEDLDEIKEELRDRFGPYDVSIDLLFVLAKIRLFAVKNNFSIIKATSNTLFVVQKHGKSEEIRKTLPFSLSADPQELFSDVVKAIEMAFPLEDALSEELSS, from the coding sequence ATGGATTTCGACCCAAAGCAAATAAAAACTTCTTTCTTTTCTCAATGCCGAGCTGACTTTAAGGAAAGCACAACCATAGTTATAGAAAATATTGGGTCAGGAGCTGCAGCGTTTTTGGCAACTAAGCTGTTCTGGGCTAGATCAGTCTCGACTATTGTTGTAACAACCCAGCAGCGCTTCGACGACCTTTTAGGGAACGTTGAGACATTTCTTGGGCATGCTCCTGAGGAATTCCCTTCCTCGGAAATTGACCTGTCTTTGAAATGGGTGAACGTTGATGCTGTGGGGAAAAGAGATTCCTTACTCCACTCGCTATCGGAGAAAAAGGGGCCTGTCATTTGTCTGACAACATTGAAAGCCCTTTTGGAAAAGACTCCTACTCCTAAGGAATCTTCTTCCCGGCACATTACTCTTTCTGTCAATGATGAAATTAACTCCGAACTAGTTATAGACCTTTTAAGGGAACTCGGCTACCAACACAAAACCTTAGCTGTAGAAAAAGGCGAGTTTGCCTGTCGAGGCGGCATTGTAGACATCTTTCCATTATCTTCTACAGAGCCTGTCCGATTAGAATTTTGGGGAGAAATTTTATCTTCTATAAGAGTCTATGATCCTAAAAGTCAACTCTCTACGGGCAAGACATCGAAGATAAATATTACTCCCGCCAGCGACTTTTCCAGAGAAAATTTTTCTGGATCATTGACGGATTACTTTGATTCTCAGACATTGTACATATTTGATGAGGTTATAGATTTAGAAAACGATTATGCCAACCAAGTAGGCATATTCAGAACACACGAAAAGCAGTTTCTTCCCATTAGTAAATTATGGTCAGATATAGCGAATAATCCTAAACTTTTTCTATCGTCACAGGTACTCCCTCAAGAGACTTTACATAATGACGTGATTGATATTCTGTCCTCCACCTTTCCAATAAAAAGAGTGGCCTCCCCATTTTTAAAGATAGATCAAGAATTCATTCATGACGAGGAAAATGCTAATGCTTTAGCCTCTTATGCAAAATACTTAGAAGATTTTACCTCTACTACTTTCGAGGAAGAAAATTTTCCCTCAATATGCGTGTATGGAACAAAAGGGAAAATTCTAGCGGAGTCTGCTACTCTGCTAAAAGCGACCTTGTCTAAATTTCTTATATATACTCAGGAAGGCCCCTTATCCTCCGGCTTCTTTTTTCCTGAGGGAGGGTTTGCTGCCGTTTCTTTGTCTGAATTTGCTCATAAAAAAATTTTGCGCAGACAAAAGCAACGTAGTTATTTTTCCTCTTCCACAGAGGAGGTTTATGTTCCACTACCTGGAGACACTGTCGTCCATTTACAGAATGGTATCGGAAAATTCTTGGGAGTGGAAAGAAAACCCAATCACCAAAATGTTGAGACAGACTACATGGTGATAGAATATGCTAACAAAGCTAAACTATATGTTCCTTCCGACCAGGCCTTTCTCATATCGAAATACGTTGGATCTTCAGAAAAATCTCCTGATCTTCATGATTTAAACAGTTCTAAATGGAAGCGCTGCAGAGATTTAACCGAAAAGTCCTTGATCGCCTATGCAGAAAAATTATTAAAATTAGAAGCAGAAAGAACTACTCTACCAGCCTTCGTATACCCTCCAAATGGCGAAAATGTTAAAAAATTTGAGGAGTCTTTCCCCTATGAAGAAACTCCGGATCAATTGAAAGCCATTGATAGTATTTACTCTGATATGCTGTCCGATAAAGTTATGGATCGTTTAATCTGTGGTGACGCAGGATTTGGAAAAACTGAAGTCTTAATGCGCGCAGCAGTAAAAGCCGTTTGTGATGGGGGCAAGCAGGTTGTCGTCATGGTACCAACAACTATCCTAGCTCTTCAACACTACGAAACATTCTGTCAAAGAATGAGTGATCTTCCAATAAAAATAGGCGTTCTTTGCCGTTTCTCTGGCACTAAAGCTACTAAACAGCTGCTATCTCAGGTAAGTTCCGGGGAAATAAATATCCTCATAGGAACCCACAGACTAATAGGTAAAGATGTTACATTCAAAAATCCTGGACTGCTAATCATTGATGAAGAACAGCGATTTGGAGTGAAAGTTAAAGAACATCTAAAACAACTATACCCAGATATCGATTGCCTGACAATATCAGCGACTCCCATCCCCAGAACGCTCTACATGTCTTTGTCCGGAGCCAGAGACTTATCCGTTATAACGGTTCCTCCTTATGATCGTCTTCCCGTAAGTTCTTTTGTTGTAGAAAAGAAAGATGAAACAATCCAAGCAGCAATTAAACACGAGTTACTTCGAGGTGGACAAGCGTACGTCATTCACAACCGTATAGAATCTATTTTTTCTCTAGCAGAAAATATTCGTACGTTAATCCCTGAGGCTAAAATTTCCGTAGCCCACGGTCAAATGGACTCAGAGGAATTAACAAAAATTTTTGAGACCTTCAAAGCAGGTAGGACAAATGTGCTGGTAGCAACGGCCTTGATAGAAAACGGAATAGATATTCCTAACGCTAATACCATCCTTATCGACAATGCGGATAAATTTGGTATGGCAGATCTTTACCAAATGAAGGGTAGAGTCGGACGCTGGAACAAAAAAGCCTACTGCTACTTCATGGTTGCAAACGCAGAGATTCTATCAAGCAGAGCAGCGAAGAGGCTAGAAGTTCTTAACAAACAAGAATATGGCGGAGGAATGAAAATAGCCTTAGAAGACCTTGAAATTCGAGGAGCTGGCAATATCTTAGGAACGGATCAATCAGGACACATTACCTCTATAGGCTTTAATCTCTATTGTAAGCTTCTAAAGAAAGCTGTCAAAAACCTCAAGAAAAACAAAACTCAGGGAATTTTTGGTGATGAAGTTAAGATAGAGTTTCCTTATAACACTTCTATCTCAGAGGACTATGTCCCTTCAGCCACTATAAGAATAGAGTTTTATCAAAAAATAGGTAATGCGGAAACGGATGAAGATCTTGATGAAATCAAGGAAGAACTAAGGGATCGTTTTGGCCCTTATGATGTGTCTATAGATTTATTATTTGTTCTTGCCAAGATTCGTCTTTTCGCTGTAAAAAACAACTTTTCCATAATCAAAGCAACTTCGAACACCTTATTCGTGGTGCAAAAACACGGAAAATCTGAAGAAATTCGTAAGACCTTACCCTTCAGTTTGTCTGCTGATCCTCAGGAGCTGTTTTCGGACGTTGTTAAAGCTATAGAAATGGCCTTTCCATTGGAAGATGCTTTATCAGAAGAGCTGTCTTCTTAA
- the alaS gene encoding alanine--tRNA ligase, which yields MLSNTIRARFLEFFKNRGHALLPSSPVFPHNDPSILFINAGMNQFKDIFLNKESSDYTRVSTAQKCIRAGGKHNDLENVGHTSRHLTFFEMLGNFSFGDYFKEEVISFAWEASLSVFNFDPEKIWATVHEKDDEAFSLWEKYLPPEKIVRLQDKDNFWSMADTGPCGFCSELLFDRGASFSSATSPENDPEGERFLEYWNLVFMEFNRSKKGSLNPLPKKNVDTGAGLERLVSLLSGVSSVFETDVLRHIIRKIESLSRKDYISSFEGAPFRVVADHVRSLSFAIADGLLPGNVDRGYVLRKILRRAVNYGRQIGFSKPFLGEIIPALVEVMGEAYPELKSAQQHICDVLTGEEENYLRTLSRGGTLFQKIITHSQEQGKISGEDAFKLKDTYGLPLDEICLMAKDHGISVDTKTFVLLDQQSRDLSRKSSGKMRADHNAMYETLDPSISSNFCGYETTSFDSFILCLLKNGQSVDRLNEGEEGEIILSSTPFYPEKGGQVGDQGEIFSSSGSFSVKDTQSPRAGIIVHKGRVTEGSLSSQSAVTAHVNYGRRLKICANHSSCHLLHKTLEVVLGSHVRQAGSYVDESKIRLDFTHPQALSKQDLRTIEDIVNEKIRENLNINVRESLYADVVDNKDVKQFFGDKYGDVVRVVDMEFSKELCGGTHARSTGCIGIFLIVKEQAVGTGIRRIEAVTGEEALAFSRRKEDLLASLSRKLQSPDDALEIKVDNLYSELSDAKEKIKKLEDQFIWQDIECLSPRKIGERVFLVVHETDPDYAHALRLYADKLHQKSPQNLITVSMAGKGNRKTILVKISDNLVAEGLHANAFLTNVLSPLGGKCGGKANYSQGSAMSLPQTEDIISIVQQWISTQSK from the coding sequence ATGTTAAGTAACACTATCCGTGCTCGATTTTTAGAATTTTTTAAAAATAGGGGCCACGCTCTCCTCCCTTCTTCCCCGGTCTTTCCTCATAATGATCCTTCCATTCTTTTTATCAATGCTGGGATGAATCAGTTTAAAGATATTTTTTTAAACAAAGAATCTTCAGACTACACCAGGGTTTCTACCGCGCAAAAATGTATTCGAGCAGGAGGAAAGCACAATGATTTAGAAAACGTTGGGCACACTTCAAGACATCTAACCTTCTTCGAAATGCTGGGAAATTTTTCTTTTGGCGATTACTTCAAGGAAGAAGTTATTTCTTTCGCTTGGGAGGCCTCCCTTTCCGTTTTTAACTTCGATCCGGAGAAGATTTGGGCTACAGTCCACGAGAAGGATGATGAAGCCTTCTCTCTCTGGGAAAAATATTTACCACCGGAAAAAATTGTCCGCTTACAAGATAAAGATAACTTTTGGTCAATGGCCGACACAGGCCCCTGCGGCTTTTGTTCTGAGCTACTTTTTGACAGAGGAGCTTCGTTTAGTTCTGCGACATCTCCAGAAAATGACCCCGAAGGGGAGCGTTTTTTAGAGTACTGGAATTTAGTTTTCATGGAATTTAATCGTTCCAAGAAAGGCTCTCTAAACCCGCTTCCCAAAAAAAATGTCGATACAGGGGCTGGCCTAGAACGTCTAGTTTCTCTGCTTTCTGGAGTTTCATCCGTTTTCGAAACAGATGTACTAAGACATATCATACGAAAAATTGAGTCGTTATCAAGGAAGGATTACATCTCCTCTTTCGAAGGAGCCCCCTTTAGAGTTGTAGCAGATCATGTTCGCTCCCTATCATTTGCCATTGCTGATGGGCTACTACCAGGAAACGTGGATAGGGGTTACGTGTTAAGAAAAATCCTTCGAAGGGCTGTTAATTATGGTCGACAAATCGGTTTTTCAAAACCTTTCCTAGGAGAAATCATCCCTGCTCTCGTAGAAGTTATGGGGGAGGCCTACCCTGAATTAAAATCTGCTCAACAACACATTTGCGATGTTTTGACCGGAGAAGAAGAGAACTATCTAAGAACCTTAAGTCGCGGTGGGACTCTCTTCCAAAAAATCATCACTCACTCTCAAGAACAGGGCAAGATATCTGGAGAAGATGCGTTCAAGTTGAAAGACACTTATGGCCTCCCCTTGGACGAAATTTGTCTTATGGCTAAAGATCATGGAATTTCCGTAGATACTAAAACATTTGTTCTTTTAGACCAGCAATCAAGAGATCTATCCAGAAAATCCTCTGGAAAAATGAGGGCCGACCACAATGCTATGTACGAAACTCTAGATCCAAGTATTTCTTCTAATTTCTGCGGCTATGAAACAACTTCTTTCGATAGTTTCATTCTCTGTCTACTAAAGAACGGTCAAAGTGTCGACCGCTTGAATGAAGGGGAAGAGGGAGAAATTATTCTTTCTTCAACACCTTTCTATCCGGAAAAAGGAGGGCAAGTGGGCGATCAAGGAGAAATTTTTTCCTCTTCCGGATCTTTTTCTGTGAAGGACACTCAATCTCCAAGAGCTGGAATTATCGTTCACAAGGGCAGAGTAACAGAAGGTTCTTTATCCTCTCAATCTGCCGTGACGGCCCACGTAAATTACGGAAGAAGATTAAAAATTTGCGCCAACCACTCATCATGCCATTTGCTTCACAAAACTCTAGAGGTCGTTCTCGGTTCTCATGTTCGTCAAGCTGGCTCTTACGTTGATGAGTCCAAGATACGGTTAGACTTTACTCACCCACAAGCCTTATCCAAGCAAGATCTTCGAACTATAGAAGATATCGTTAATGAGAAAATTCGAGAAAATTTGAATATCAATGTTCGTGAATCTTTGTACGCTGATGTTGTAGACAATAAAGATGTTAAACAATTCTTTGGAGATAAATACGGTGATGTTGTGCGTGTTGTTGATATGGAGTTCTCCAAAGAACTTTGTGGTGGGACTCATGCAAGATCTACAGGTTGTATAGGAATTTTTCTTATCGTTAAAGAACAAGCTGTGGGAACAGGCATTCGCCGTATAGAAGCTGTTACAGGAGAAGAAGCTTTGGCTTTTTCAAGAAGAAAAGAAGATTTACTAGCTTCTCTTTCCAGAAAATTACAGAGCCCTGACGATGCTTTAGAAATTAAGGTAGATAACCTTTACTCAGAGCTCTCAGACGCAAAAGAAAAAATAAAAAAATTAGAAGATCAGTTCATTTGGCAAGATATAGAATGTCTATCTCCCAGAAAAATTGGAGAAAGGGTATTCCTTGTTGTTCATGAAACGGACCCTGATTATGCACACGCCCTTCGGCTCTATGCAGACAAATTACATCAAAAATCTCCACAAAATCTTATCACGGTCTCTATGGCTGGCAAAGGAAACAGAAAAACTATTTTAGTAAAAATATCTGACAATCTTGTCGCCGAAGGCCTCCATGCCAATGCCTTTTTAACTAATGTTCTTTCTCCTCTAGGAGGAAAATGCGGAGGAAAAGCTAATTATTCTCAAGGGAGTGCAATGAGTTTGCCTCAAACAGAAGATATCATTTCGATCGTACAACAATGGATTTCGACCCAAAGCAAATAA